The DNA window tttttatatattcatcCTAAAAATAAAACCATATATTTTTCAgcaatagtaaaataataaaatttaaataaatatttttattatataataatatatattttattaaataaaattgaataaaatattaatatttttaataatatatatcttGAACGCTATTTAAGATTCTGAAATTCGTGTTCATATTGAAAGTGAACAAGCACGGATTTTAGAAAAAAGAGCCCAACAATCTCGACAATAATTTTCCGTTCCCCATTATTTTGGTGAATACTATACTAATGTTGGAGGCGAAAGTGACTcacacaaaaattaaattattattattattattattattattatggtggttgttatttttttattgttgttgttgttatttttataattatttgtattatttattaaaatgtattttttgttaattttatatattattaatctaTAATATATGcggttttttaatatttataattttattagaagtcatataaaaattataataataaagatataaatttttaatatttgaatataataggacataattgtataaattaaagttaatgGGTTAAATTAGTAATTGGTAAACatgaaaaagtacaaaataGTCCTTATAGAGATGTAAATAGTGAAACTCTACATGTAGAGTTTACTAttcaaaaactctaaaaaaaatggtttttaGAGTTGGGATGGAGTTGTCAAACTCTAAATTGTGTGACCCAACTCTTTTTTATAGTTGGGTTGGAGATGCCCTTAGATATcctagggttaattccatataaaatcaccacctttacacgtcctttaaaaagtgtcaaataaaatcaacacttttcatatttttgcaaatctatcatcgatgagtaaaatttgatATCTTTTTTCCTCCAAATAAATGTTTTAGTGTGACTAATGCCctattaacacacaaaatatattacttttatttttttcttgttgattccggttgtcgagTTAATAAACATACAACGgattttcacattcgtgatagatttgaaaaaaaatgaaaggtggtgattttatttgacactttttaaagaacgtgattaaaataaaaaaacatgtaaaggtggtgattttatatgaaattaacccatatccatataagtatattttttcaataaaatataatttggtaTTATGATTTGCCAAAATATGCTGTACCAAAATATAAAACtcatatttttttacaaatcatATTAAACTTTGTAATTTGTTTTACATGTAACCTTAACAGAAATTAAATAAGAATTTGGGATTCAGAAACTTACCAAATGGATAGAGCAGATACTTGAGTTGCCGCATTCTTCATGTACCCAGCCAACAGTACCAAAATTGCATTGTACCAAAATTCTAAACTGTTTACGCAAACCCATCAGAAAAGAAGACCATTAAACAatagaattataaaatttaggcCATGTTTGGTCTATGCAATAGAATAATatggaatagaatagttattcTATAAGAAATGGAATagccattctttagtttttgagaggagtgtttattctacaaaatcatggaatagcaattctttggaatacctattccatgaaccaaagcaaagaattgtcattttatacggaatagctatttcattccgcacctattccatgaaccaaacatagccTTAGATGTaattaatgaaagattatttgTTGATGGAATAAATGCAATAATGTGGAGTTCAAAAGTTTGATtcgttaattttataatttacacTAATAAGTATCTAACTCTTGATATAAATGTATCTTTATTCTGACACATAATATCATTTTAAAcccacataattttttttgaattgaaataaaaagaacCGATAGTATAAAATAtgaatgtaaaaaataaatcatcaattacaaaaataaattaaaaataaattaattttattatcacaAATTATAGATTGACTGATTAAAGACATTGAcacaaaattattttacctTAAAGAAAAATATCCTAAGTTGTCCTGTTCCACTAGAAATATTCTAATCATTACAATTTGAGAAAACGGTAAAATGTAGTACTATTTCTAATTCGACAATAAATTCTGCTTTCTTTTACAGACACTTTTCAGAAAAATTTAAGTGCTGactaaaaaaagtaatttaataaattagcaGTAAAAGAgtgggaaaaaaaattaaagtatttcAACAATATGAAATTGGACTTACCATAGCATGATACCAGAAGATATAGAGAGCTTAATAACAGGAACTAAATCGGAAAATGCAGCTGAACTAAATCCTTTCCATGTATTCGGACACCCACCGCAAGTTATGTAAATCACTGTACCAATTATAATGCACCAATTTGATATAATCATGGCAATCATAGCTCCAGGAATTCCCCAATTTAATTTGCTGACGAAAATCCATGACAGAATCACATGTAGCGCAAATGCAGCAGCTGATAGCCACCCAACGATCCCGTTTTTTAGCTGAGTTTGTAAAAACTTTTCCAGAGTAAAagcaaatacaaaaaaatacagAATCGGAATGAACCACAAGCAGATGTACCCTGCTTTTTCCGAAATTTGTTCGTCTTCTCCGAGTAATATGAAGATTTTAGCGGAGAAAATGAAGAGCGGAAGCAAAAATGTTCCGGCAACAAGATTAATGATGCATGATCTTTGCATGTAGATACCCATCATGTGATATTGTTTCGCGCCGAATGCTTGGCCGCATAGAGTTTCCGTTGCACTCGACATTCCGAGCTGGaaaatcagaacaatcatcaagaaaattcataaaaatcctCAAGGAAATTGAAgagttgaataaaaaaaatagaagtttcTTACTAAAATTCCATTTGCAAAGCGAATAGCGATGATCTGAATGAGTGCGTAACCGGCAAGATCGAGCTCTCCGATACGTCCGATGAATGCTTGTGTTACTACAAATATTCCGTATTGTGTTGTTCTTGCTAGCATTGCAGGAAATCCAACTTtccaaattttcttattttcttcccAAATTCCACATTCATCATTTGTATCATCTTCTCCTTTCGATTCAAGAAGTTTATGATGActcattttgtttaattttttcttcTGATATGGGACAGAAAAATAAATCGCTCCCAATATAAAagaaagaatatatatatatatagccaAGGCTAGTGATCAAGCCAGAATTTgtaggggtgtcaaaatgggtcatgacacgATAACACGATTCGTCTAACCTGTAAGTTTGGCGAATCCGGGTTGAGACTTAGTGGATTCGTGTTGAAAATGTGTcgacccgtttatgacacgaaataaatggGTCATGTTACGGGTTAACTCGCGAACCCATCTAACCCACCTAGCCCGTTtataaattctattatttataataatataaaaataagatagttataatcataaaaaatatataataaaattattaaattaattatattaatataaaaataaattaattatattaacattttataatttgaaaattaattgataaatttgaggttaaaattatatttatatgatttaaaaaattcttaaatgttAAGTGGATCGTGTTAGTCGTGTCGTGTTAGCCGTGTAATTGTGTTAATCGTGTTACCCATTTATCTTAACGTGTTAATCGTGTGGTGTCGTGTCACTCGTTTAAAATTCATGTCGTGTTAGGGTTGAGAATTTTGACACGATTACTTAAatgggtcgtgttcgtgttgaCCCTAATCGTGTCACCAGAGTGGGTCGACACGACACAAACACGACCCGCCaacccattttgacacccctaaGAATTTTAACATTGGGAAGCCAAATTACAATATATCATATGAAGAAGGcgaatttttaaagtaaaaggaccaaattataaaatataaaagtattGAATActaattttgtcattttcaaaAAGTTGGAGGGGTCATGGTCATCCATACCCCCTCTCTCTGTCATTGGCTAAACCcatctttaaatttttgtatttttaaaattttatttatccacaattttcttaaatttgtatattttttttttaataattgagaaAGAGGAAGCATTTTTGAAAGGAAATAAACAACCTTAACAGTTTCTTTTCTTGGGcttataatatttgaattataatttatttatttgttacaaactttttttttttttgataattggaggagggggagcgcttgtgggaggaattgaacccacgaccttaaTAGTTTTGGGCTTTTTACTCAAATAACCAACATTCatgtttgatttacttttataccaatacatatttgacattttaaaactacCATGCAAGGgagaaattattacttttataccatccATATAAATAGAACACTCATAACACAAACcctcataattataattattttctctctcctcaaatttctctctcttttctctttcaATTCACCTTTCACACAAATCTCAGATTTGTTCTTCGCACcaatccgcctccgccgttccattTTTGCCGTTTTGTCTCCACCGTTTCGccttcgccgttccgcctccgccgttccgccatctttcttttatcattttgatttcagatctgaagtttttaatttttttttttcattttcagatatgtaatttatttattttttactattgttttcaccattaaacatgtataaagattatctttaaagaatctaatactcatttcatgtaatgtagaataattttgtgattttatggaataaaattctgttatttctgcatttttcttgtgtttctgcgtttttttattctacagaacgatttgttgatgatgattgattgctgaattattgtaatgttacattgttgttgattttatgttgactttatgttgatatcaactgatttttttttaatttttacattgacaactaagataatattgtctgtgaaataaactaaaaaaattaaattaaattaaattgagactagataatgatatgatagcATCGGGGAAGAAGACATATAATGATGTtgcattattgtaatgttataatgttgatatggtgttgattttcggttgatattttgttgattttagcatcggtgaagaagacaataatgatgttaaattattgtaatgttacaatgttaatcttatgttgatatagtgttgacatggtgttgattttggtaatggtaaaaaatataaataatgattttgaattattataatattacaaatttgaatttatgttgatattatgttgattttgtgttggtatGTTAGattggaaaaataatttattaatctttggttaatttaatgttgatttaatgttgattttatattgatatatataaaaaattaaatatatgataaataataaattttgatgaattattagcaaaaataaaggtaaataaatattaaaaataaaaattagtgttaaaaacgatttacaaaattaatactatccagtttattaaatgttgttaatactatgttgatattgtgttgatataaaaactgacaaaaatgtcaacaataaataatgtacgcatgttgattttatattgattttgtgttgattttgaattgatatttgattaattttgatgacaaatagtatacacatgttgattttatgttgattttgtgttgatcttcaaataattttagggatatgcgcatgttaattttaggttgattttaggttgacatcgagttgattttgcgttgattttgattaatataacttaaataattgtacatcaataaaattcaacattgattttataataaagtttgtaagtagaacataatataaggagcaaaaaaaccaaccaaatttcaaaaatgccgAAATGAATTTAGTACATTCTAATAAATTAACACTCTAGAAAATGAAAGTTATAAAAAATGGCTGAATACCAATAGCATATGTTTATGTAGGGAATTCCATAACGTTTATCGAGAAAAAAAGCACAAAGAGATCAATCATTCAAACAAATATGTGCACTCCACATTCCATCCTGCTGCTTTTCAAATAAACATCTATTCCGCAAACTTACAGGAGGcatttatttcacagacaatatgaTCTTGTTtgtcaatattaaaataaaaaaaattagttgatatcaacataatatcaacataaagtcaacaacactgtaacattacaataattcagcaatcaatcatcatctacaaatcgttctgcagaattaaaaaaaacgcagaaacacaagaaaaatgcagaaataacagaattttattccataaaatcacaaaattattctacattatatgaaatgagtattagattctttgaaggtaatctttatacatgtttaatggttgaaaacaacagtaaaaaataaacaaattacatatctgaaaatgaaaaaaaaaacagcaaatttcagatctaaaatcaaaaagagaaaagaaagatggcgcggcgagatAAAGGTGGAACGACGAAGGCAAAACGACGAAGATGGAACAACAAAAACGGAATGGCGGAGGCAGAATGGCGGAGGCGGAATGGCGGAGGCAGAATGGCGGagcggaacggcggaagcgaaggaaTAAGAACGTGGAGAAACTCTGCTGGActcgtggagaagaagaaggagccGCCAAAAttcaagagaaaaagaagaaacagtAGAAAAGTAAGAATTTAAAGAAATTaggttacaattttaattttggatggtatgaaatgtaaactttggatttggactgtataaaagtaaatttgGGCCAATTTTCAGTATATTGGGTAAAAAGCCCAATAGTTTTCTGCtgagcgcttataccatttgagttacagcTCGTTGGTTTGTTAAAAAcgtatatttaaataatttttacatttaatttattttaattctttagGGCCTTTTTTAAGGGGTTTGTTCAAAGATACTTGAAAAAGTGGTCCACATGACAATTATACTCCCGAGCATAAACTTTAGCATTTATacgctttttttatttttcaacttacaaGCGTACGCTGTTAATTTTTGCTCCATCTGACCACATGTTCTTTCTTTAATTATGTAACAGAGCTTTCTTATTCTCTTATGCATCTTATATTAACTTTGGAAAAGCTATTAGTTAGACTTTGACATTTCTATTTTGATTGGCTACTTTTTGGATTTAATATGTAGAGGGTTAACATCAAGAGAATCAAAAAAGGTTATTTTTCATCccaaacataatttttttctataaataaatttggacaaattaaaagataaaatttataaattatatttcagaaacaacaattttaaataaaaaataaaaaaaattactagttGTTTATTGGTTACTcttttaatattgttattattataataaaaatatttaatttttttattaaaatttttatcatattttctTTCAATATCAAAACGCTTATTTATCTTtggatatttaatttattttgatatgaCAACGCTTGTCAT is part of the Mercurialis annua linkage group LG3, ddMerAnnu1.2, whole genome shotgun sequence genome and encodes:
- the LOC126671552 gene encoding protein DETOXIFICATION 24-like produces the protein MSHHKLLESKGEDDTNDECGIWEENKKIWKVGFPAMLARTTQYGIFVVTQAFIGRIGELDLAGYALIQIIAIRFANGILLGMSSATETLCGQAFGAKQYHMMGIYMQRSCIINLVAGTFLLPLFIFSAKIFILLGEDEQISEKAGYICLWFIPILYFFVFAFTLEKFLQTQLKNGIVGWLSAAAFALHVILSWIFVSKLNWGIPGAMIAMIISNWCIIIGTVIYITCGGCPNTWKGFSSAAFSDLVPVIKLSISSGIMLCLEFWYNAILVLLAGYMKNAATQVSALSICLNVAAWEFMLCFGFLASASVRVSNELGRGDVKAAKYAIKVIFTESTVMGVSFFILCLAFDRQIARLFISEANVIEAVSKLSVLLALSVILNSFQAIFTGAAVGAGRQTTVAYINICSYYVIGVPIGFFLAYVVHMQITGIWIGMVIGVVMQVLALGYITFTTNWDEQVEKASERLHSWLLKPSSDESNNVKVLSEEN